In a single window of the Cuculus canorus isolate bCucCan1 chromosome 25, bCucCan1.pri, whole genome shotgun sequence genome:
- the LOC128854590 gene encoding uncharacterized protein LOC128854590 isoform X2, with amino-acid sequence MGSAVPSASPAELGAAWARGCWQEQVQGLPVPGTDRAPPRALLSLGRAWGAEPGGHRPREAALEQQGGAWAPPSALGLGRLLELAGAAEGKGRASGPSCPHAQRDMVLLLLAALLALAASGGAQKDSVLQFPAQMTIQAGHSATLHCNFSSSYANFFILWYQQHQTQSPQMLLWVTKTKPRVDSGRFSSVLSAENSQVFLQVQDAELQDSAAYFCVLSPPWCPERAALYSNVGGALGSGSLPAAACLEL; translated from the exons ATGGGGTCAGCGGTGCCTTCTGCgtctcctgcagagctgggggcagcctgggctcgcgggtgctggcaggagcaggtcCAAGGGCTGCCTGTCCCTGGCACGGACAGGGCTCCCCCCAGGGCGCTGCTCTCTCTCGGCAGAGCCTGGGGGGCAGAGCCTGGGGGGCACAGACCCCGAGAGGCCgcactggagcagcagggaggggctTGGGCTCCACCCTCGGCGCTGGGGCTGGGACGCCTCTTGGAGCTGGCAGGGGCAGCAGAGGGCAAGGGCAGAGCCTCAGGGCCCTCCTGCCCGCACGCACAGCGGGACATGGTCCTCCTTCTCCTGGCAGCGCTGCTGGCACTGGCAGCGTCGG GTGGTGCCCAAAAGGACTCTGTGCTCCAGTTCCCAGCACAGATGACCATCCAGGCAGGACACAGCGCAACTCTCCACTGCAATTTCTCATCTAGCTATGCAAATTTCTTCATCCTCTGGTACCAGCAGCATCAGACCCAGTCTCCTCAGATGCTGCTCTGGGTGACAAAAACAAAACCTCGCGTGGATTCAGGGAGGTTCTCCTCTGTGCTGTCTGCAGAGAACTCCCAGGTGTTTCTGCAGGTGCAggatgcagagctccaggacAGCGCTGCCTATTTCTGTGTGCTGAGCCCACCCTGGTGCCCAGAGCGTGCAGCGCTGTACAGTAACGTGGGGGGTGCTCTGGGGAGCGGTTCCCTCCCTGCCGCTGCTTGCCTGGAGCTCTGA
- the LOC128854590 gene encoding uncharacterized protein LOC128854590 isoform X1, translating into MGSAVPSASPAELGAAWARGCWQEQVQGLPVPGTDRAPPRALLSLGRAWGAEPGGHRPREAALEQQGGAWAPPSALGLGRLLELAGAAEGKGRASGPSCPHAQRDMVLLLLAALLALAASGDAQKESVLQFPAQMTIQAGHSATLHCNFSTSDSYLNLFWYQQHQSQSPQMLLWVNKYKARVDAGRFTSLMSAENSQVFLQVQDAELQDSAAYFCVLSPPWCPERAALHNNVGGALGSSSLPAAACLEL; encoded by the exons ATGGGGTCAGCGGTGCCTTCTGCgtctcctgcagagctgggggcagcctgggctcgcgggtgctggcaggagcaggtcCAAGGGCTGCCTGTCCCTGGCACGGACAGGGCTCCCCCCAGGGCGCTGCTCTCTCTCGGCAGAGCCTGGGGGGCAGAGCCTGGGGGGCACAGACCCCGAGAGGCCgcactggagcagcagggaggggctTGGGCTCCACCCTCGGCGCTGGGGCTGGGACGCCTCTTGGAGCTGGCAGGGGCAGCAGAGGGCAAGGGCAGAGCCTCAGGGCCCTCCTGCCCGCACGCACAGCGGGACATGGTCCTCCTTCTCCTGGCAGCGCTGCTGGCACTGGCAGCGTCGG GTGATGCCCAAAAGGAGTCTGTGCTCCAGTTCCCAGCACAGATGACCATCCAGGCAGGACACAGCGCAACTCTGCACTGCAATTTCTCCACAAGCGATAGCTATCTTAACCTCTTCTGGTATCagcagcaccagtcccagtcCCCTCAGATGCTGCTCTGGGTCAACAAGTACAAAGCTCGCGTGGATGCAGGGAGGTTCACCTCTCTGATGTCTGCAGAGAACTCCCAGGTGTTTCTGCAGGTGCAggatgcagagctccaggacAGCGCTGCCTATTTCTGTGTGCTGAGCCCACCCTGGTGCCCAGAGCGTGCAGCGCTGCACAATAACGTGGGGGGTGCTCTGGGGAGCAGTTCCCTCCCTGCCGCTGCTTGCCTGGAGCTCTGA